Proteins encoded in a region of the Sparus aurata chromosome 6, fSpaAur1.1, whole genome shotgun sequence genome:
- the LOC115583593 gene encoding protein NLRC3-like isoform X3, whose amino-acid sequence MSVSVEEEEDRTKSPASSCLSMKSDWSKDLPEHFSNEPGPSDTKSQYNRQRAAFSVSSCLSMKSDWSKDLPEHFSNEPGPSDTKGRKRSDVSVEEKPSCCVLCQDILKDPVSTSCGHWFCKQCISSYWDQFASPGDYCPQCGKRSRLNVDLQEVVDEHKISLRRRCERVTEGTDQTGSGTFLNRIYTELYITEGQSEEVNTQHEVRQLETAAKKKTFNETPIKCHDIFKALPGQHRPIRVVLTNGVAGVGKTFSVQKFTLDWAEGLENQDVSLLILLSFRELNLIRDEQYNLLMLLHVFHPSLQKVTAENLAVCKPLFIFDGLDESRLSLDFQNNEVVSDVAQKSSVSVLLTNLIQGNLLPTALVWITSRPAAANHIPSSCVDRVTEVRGFTDSQKEEYFQRRFREKDLSSRVISHIKTSKSLQIMCLIPVFCWITATVLDHMFSTDQREELPKTLTDMYSHFLLVQTKRKRQKYDNGDKTSPQELTKADRDVLLKLGRLAFEHLEEGNIMFYQDDLERCGLNVTEASVYSGVCTEIFKRESVIFQKTVYCFVHLSVQEFLAAVYMFHCYTKGNTEVLENFLGDWRENESNNQSLESLIARAFEQMNLSLDVFLRTTMEKSLKSKNGHLDLFVRFLHGLSLKSNQRLLGGLLGQTDNSPEIIRQTINNLKEMNMSKISPDRSINIFHCLTEMNDHSVHQKIQEFLKSKNRLKEELSEIHCSALAYMLQMLEEVLDELDLKKYNTTVEGQRRLIPAVRNCRKARLSNCGLSETHCEVVASALKSNPSHLTELDLSENDLKDSVRLLSAGLENPHCRLETLRLSVCSLSEISCASLASALKSNPSHLRELQLSGNKLQDSGVKLLCDFLQSPHCGLEILRLWNCSLSEISCGFLASALKSNPFHLTELELRGNNLKDSGVKLLCDFLQSQCCRLETLGLSGCSLSELSCASLASALKSNPSYLRALHLSDNSLQDSGVKLLCDFLKSPQCRLETLRSAH is encoded by the exons ATGAGTGTTtctgtggaggaagaggaggacagaacAAAGTCTCCAGCGTCCAGCTGTCTGTCAATGAAGAGTGACTGGTCTAAAGATCTACCTGAACACTTCAGTAATGAACCTGGGccctcagacacaaa aAGTCAgtacaacagacagagagcagcattTTCAGTATCCAGCTGCctgtctatgaagagtgactggtccaaaGATCTACCTGAACACTTCAGTAatgaacctggaccctcagacacaaa agggaggaagaggagtgatGTATCTGTGGAAGAGAAGCCgtcctgctgtgttttgtgtcaggACATCCTGAAGGACccagtctctaccagctgtggacactggttctgcaaaCAGTGCATCAgctcatactgggaccagtttGCTTCCCCTGGAGATTACTGTCCTCAGTGTGGAAAAAGATCCAGAT TGAATGTTGATCTGCAGGAGGTCGTAGATGAACacaagatcagtctgaggaggagatgtgaacgtgtgactgaaggaactgatcaaacaggaagtggaaccttcctcaacaggatctacactgagctctacatcacagagggacagagtgaagaggttaatacccaacatgaggtgaggcagcttgagacagctGCCAAGAAGAAGACCTTCAATGAAACTCCAATCAAGTGCcacgacatctttaaagccttaCCTGGCCAACATAGACCCATCAGAGTCGTTCTGACGAATGGCGTCGCTGgcgttggaaaaaccttctccgTGCAGAAGTTCACcttggactgggcagagggcttggaaaaccaagatgtcagtctacTGATTCTACTGTCTTTCAGGGAGCTGAActtgatcagagatgagcagtacaatCTTCTCATGCtactccatgttttccatccatcattacagaaggtgacagcagagaatctcgctgtctgtaaacctttgttcatctttgacggcctggatgaaagcagactttcattGGATTTCCAAAACaatgaggtcgtgtctgatgttgcacagaagtcatcagtcagtgtTCTGTTGACAAACCTCATTCAGGGAAATCTGCTTCCTACAGCTCTCGTCTGGATAACTTCCAGACCTGCAGCCGCCAATCACATCCCTTCTTCATGTGttgacagggtaacagaagtacgaggcttcactgacagccagaaggaggagtacttccaGAGGAGATTCAGGGAGAAAGATTTGTCCAGCAGagtcatctcacacatcaagacctccaagAGCCTCCAAATCATGTGTCTGAttccagtcttctgctggatcactgctacagttctggaccacatgttctctacagaccagagagaagagctgcccaagaccctgactgacatgtactcacacttcttGCTGGtacagacaaagaggaagaggcagaagtATGATAATGGAGATaagacgagtccacaggagctgacgaAGGCAGACAGAGACGTACTTCTGAAGTTGGGGAGGCTGGCCtttgaacatctggaggaaggaaacatcatgttctaccaagatgACCTGGAGCGTTGTGGACTTAATGTAACAGAGGCCTCTGTGTACTCAggtgtttgtacagagatcttcaaaAGAGAGtctgtgatcttccagaaaacagtctactgctttgttcatctgagtgttcaggagtttctggctgcagtctacatgttccactgttatacaaaaggaaacacagaggtACTGGAGAACTTCCTGGGAGACTGGAGAGAGAATGAAAGCAACAACCAGTCTCTGGAATCACTTATTGCGAGAGCCTTCGAACAGATGAACTTATCTCTGGATGTCTTTCTTAGGACCACCATGGAGAAATCCCTCaaaagtaaaaatggccacctggacctgtttgttcgcttccttcatggcctctctcttaAATCCAACCAGAGACTCCTAGGaggcctgctgggtcagacagacaacagtccagaaatcatcCGGCAAACCATCAACAATCTGAAAGAGATGAACATGTCCaagatctctcctgacagaagcatcaacatcttccactgtctgacagAGATGAATGACCACTCAGTACACCAGAAGATCCAAGAGTTCTTAAAGTCAAAGAACAGATTGAAAGAGGAACTCTCtgagatccactgctcagcACTGGCCTACATGCTACAGATGttagaggaggttctggatgagctGGACCTAAAGAAATATAACACAACAGTGGAAGGACAAcggagactgattccagctgtgaggaactgcagaAAGGCTCG ACTTTCTAACTGTGgactctcagagactcactgtgaggttgtggcctcagctctgaagtccaacccctcccatctgacaGAGCTGGATCTGAGTGAAAACGACCTGAAGGATTCAGTTAGGCTGCTGTCAGCTGGACTAGAGAATCCacactgcagactggagactctgag ATTGAGtgtctgcagtttgtcagagatcagctgtgcttctctggcctcagctctgaagtccaacccctcccatctgagagagctgcagTTGAGTggaaacaagctgcaggattcaggagtgaagctcctttgtgattttctgcagagtccacactgtgGACTGGAGATTCTGAG ATTGTGGAACTGCAGTTTGTCCGAGATCAGCTGTGGTtttctggcctcagctctgaagtccaacccctttcatctgacagagctggagctgagaggaaacaacctcaaggattcaggagtgaagctgctgtgtgattttctgcagagtcaatgcTGTAGACTGGAAACTCTAGG ATTGAGTGGCTGCAGTTTATCAGAgctcagctgtgcttctctggcctcagctctgaagtccaacccctcctaTCTGAGAGCGCTGCACCTGAGTGACAACAgtctgcaggattcaggagtgaagctgctgtgtgattttctgaagagtccacaatgtagactggagactctgaggtcagctCACTGA
- the LOC115583593 gene encoding protein NLRC3-like isoform X4 produces MSVSVEEEEDRTKSPASSCLSMKSDWSKDLPEHFSNEPGPSDTKSQYNRQRAAFSVSSCLSMKSDWSKDLPEHFSNEPGPSDTKGRKRSDVSVEEKPSCCVLCQDILKDPVSTSCGHWFCKQCISSYWDQFASPGDYCPQCGKRSRLNVDLQEVVDEHKISLRRRCERVTEGTDQTGSGTFLNRIYTELYITEGQSEEVNTQHEVRQLETAAKKKTFNETPIKCHDIFKALPGQHRPIRVVLTNGVAGVGKTFSVQKFTLDWAEGLENQDVSLLILLSFRELNLIRDEQYNLLMLLHVFHPSLQKVTAENLAVCKPLFIFDGLDESRLSLDFQNNEVVSDVAQKSSVSVLLTNLIQGNLLPTALVWITSRPAAANHIPSSCVDRVTEVRGFTDSQKEEYFQRRFREKDLSSRVISHIKTSKSLQIMCLIPVFCWITATVLDHMFSTDQREELPKTLTDMYSHFLLVQTKRKRQKYDNGDKTSPQELTKADRDVLLKLGRLAFEHLEEGNIMFYQDDLERCGLNVTEASVYSGVCTEIFKRESVIFQKTVYCFVHLSVQEFLAAVYMFHCYTKGNTEVLENFLGDWRENESNNQSLESLIARAFEQMNLSLDVFLRTTMEKSLKSKNGHLDLFVRFLHGLSLKSNQRLLGGLLGQTDNSPEIIRQTINNLKEMNMSKISPDRSINIFHCLTEMNDHSVHQKIQEFLKSKNRLKEELSEIHCSALAYMLQMLEEVLDELDLKKYNTTVEGQRRLIPAVRNCRKARLSNCGLSETHCEVVASALKSNPSHLTELDLSENDLKDSVRLLSAGLENPHCRLETLRLSVCSLSEISCASLASALKSNPSHLRELQLSGNKLQDSGVKLLCDFLQSPHCGLEILRLWNCSLSEISCGFLASALKSNPFHLTELELRGNNLKDSGVKLLCDFLQSQCCRLETLGSDPIFDLCTQINMT; encoded by the exons ATGAGTGTTtctgtggaggaagaggaggacagaacAAAGTCTCCAGCGTCCAGCTGTCTGTCAATGAAGAGTGACTGGTCTAAAGATCTACCTGAACACTTCAGTAATGAACCTGGGccctcagacacaaa aAGTCAgtacaacagacagagagcagcattTTCAGTATCCAGCTGCctgtctatgaagagtgactggtccaaaGATCTACCTGAACACTTCAGTAatgaacctggaccctcagacacaaa agggaggaagaggagtgatGTATCTGTGGAAGAGAAGCCgtcctgctgtgttttgtgtcaggACATCCTGAAGGACccagtctctaccagctgtggacactggttctgcaaaCAGTGCATCAgctcatactgggaccagtttGCTTCCCCTGGAGATTACTGTCCTCAGTGTGGAAAAAGATCCAGAT TGAATGTTGATCTGCAGGAGGTCGTAGATGAACacaagatcagtctgaggaggagatgtgaacgtgtgactgaaggaactgatcaaacaggaagtggaaccttcctcaacaggatctacactgagctctacatcacagagggacagagtgaagaggttaatacccaacatgaggtgaggcagcttgagacagctGCCAAGAAGAAGACCTTCAATGAAACTCCAATCAAGTGCcacgacatctttaaagccttaCCTGGCCAACATAGACCCATCAGAGTCGTTCTGACGAATGGCGTCGCTGgcgttggaaaaaccttctccgTGCAGAAGTTCACcttggactgggcagagggcttggaaaaccaagatgtcagtctacTGATTCTACTGTCTTTCAGGGAGCTGAActtgatcagagatgagcagtacaatCTTCTCATGCtactccatgttttccatccatcattacagaaggtgacagcagagaatctcgctgtctgtaaacctttgttcatctttgacggcctggatgaaagcagactttcattGGATTTCCAAAACaatgaggtcgtgtctgatgttgcacagaagtcatcagtcagtgtTCTGTTGACAAACCTCATTCAGGGAAATCTGCTTCCTACAGCTCTCGTCTGGATAACTTCCAGACCTGCAGCCGCCAATCACATCCCTTCTTCATGTGttgacagggtaacagaagtacgaggcttcactgacagccagaaggaggagtacttccaGAGGAGATTCAGGGAGAAAGATTTGTCCAGCAGagtcatctcacacatcaagacctccaagAGCCTCCAAATCATGTGTCTGAttccagtcttctgctggatcactgctacagttctggaccacatgttctctacagaccagagagaagagctgcccaagaccctgactgacatgtactcacacttcttGCTGGtacagacaaagaggaagaggcagaagtATGATAATGGAGATaagacgagtccacaggagctgacgaAGGCAGACAGAGACGTACTTCTGAAGTTGGGGAGGCTGGCCtttgaacatctggaggaaggaaacatcatgttctaccaagatgACCTGGAGCGTTGTGGACTTAATGTAACAGAGGCCTCTGTGTACTCAggtgtttgtacagagatcttcaaaAGAGAGtctgtgatcttccagaaaacagtctactgctttgttcatctgagtgttcaggagtttctggctgcagtctacatgttccactgttatacaaaaggaaacacagaggtACTGGAGAACTTCCTGGGAGACTGGAGAGAGAATGAAAGCAACAACCAGTCTCTGGAATCACTTATTGCGAGAGCCTTCGAACAGATGAACTTATCTCTGGATGTCTTTCTTAGGACCACCATGGAGAAATCCCTCaaaagtaaaaatggccacctggacctgtttgttcgcttccttcatggcctctctcttaAATCCAACCAGAGACTCCTAGGaggcctgctgggtcagacagacaacagtccagaaatcatcCGGCAAACCATCAACAATCTGAAAGAGATGAACATGTCCaagatctctcctgacagaagcatcaacatcttccactgtctgacagAGATGAATGACCACTCAGTACACCAGAAGATCCAAGAGTTCTTAAAGTCAAAGAACAGATTGAAAGAGGAACTCTCtgagatccactgctcagcACTGGCCTACATGCTACAGATGttagaggaggttctggatgagctGGACCTAAAGAAATATAACACAACAGTGGAAGGACAAcggagactgattccagctgtgaggaactgcagaAAGGCTCG ACTTTCTAACTGTGgactctcagagactcactgtgaggttgtggcctcagctctgaagtccaacccctcccatctgacaGAGCTGGATCTGAGTGAAAACGACCTGAAGGATTCAGTTAGGCTGCTGTCAGCTGGACTAGAGAATCCacactgcagactggagactctgag ATTGAGtgtctgcagtttgtcagagatcagctgtgcttctctggcctcagctctgaagtccaacccctcccatctgagagagctgcagTTGAGTggaaacaagctgcaggattcaggagtgaagctcctttgtgattttctgcagagtccacactgtgGACTGGAGATTCTGAG ATTGTGGAACTGCAGTTTGTCCGAGATCAGCTGTGGTtttctggcctcagctctgaagtccaacccctttcatctgacagagctggagctgagaggaaacaacctcaaggattcaggagtgaagctgctgtgtgattttctgcagagtcaatgcTGTAGACTGGAAACTCTAGGGTCAGACCCCATTTTTGACCTCTGTACTCAGATTAACATGACGTGA